In the genome of Acidobacteriota bacterium, the window ATCACGTTGTCGGTCAAAACCGCTGGCATGAACGGCTGGACGGAACGTTATGCCGAGATCATTTCCAACGACAAGTCGCAACCCGACCTTAAGTTGTGGATGAAAATGGATGTTCAAAAGGCCGATGCTCAGGCTGGAAAAAATTGATTCGCCGCGTGCGAGTCTTTAGGGCTAAGACACGGCTTTCTCGAAAGCGCGTAACGCTTTGCAGTTGGTCAGGCGTTGCGCGCTTTTCCTTTTGGTCGCAAAAAATGCGCGCGCCGAAAGCCATAAATGCCTGCAGGACGCGCGCCCAATCAGGTGAGATCGAATCTCGCCTGCCCCCCGATCAAGGGATCACTTATTCACCCTTGTCTTTTTTCTTCTCCTTCTTGTCTTTCTTCATGGCTTTGTTGCTGTCCAACGCCGGAGCCGGTTTGAATTTCTTGGGCAGTTCGGTTCCCGTCGCAGTGGATTTGACTTCGACAATATCTTTCTTCATTCCGCCCAGAGCCGACAGGAGTTCGTTTTTTTCCTTTTCCGGGACTTTGAATTTGTCCAAGGTTTTGACCAGGTCTTCAACCAGAGCATTGAATTCACCTTCGGTGACGCCCATGTGGTGATGCGCTTCTTTCATGTTTTGCCCCATGTATTTGCAAGGGCCGCCCGTTGCCATGCACATAAAGGTTTTCAAGTTGGCAACCAACCGATCGGCGTTGCTGTCGGCAAACTTTTTGTTGATGCGCGCGTCGGCCAGTACATTGCCCGCAAAATCATCCACCACGGCCGAAATGGCTTTTTCGCCGCCCAGCCGTTCGTACAATGACGGCGCTTGCGCCATTGCCGAAATCGAAACCGCCATCACAACGCACACACTGATAAACAAGGCCCTCAGGTTCTTCATCAAATTGTCTCCTTCAGAAGTAGATTGAAAGTTCGTGCAAGATAGCTGGGGGAAGTCAGTTGTTTTCGCCCCCTGCAAACCTGTTTACGCGGTGAACCCGGAAGCGGATTGCAGGGGCGAAAATTTCTTCTTGAGAGGGTTGATCAGGATTGGAATGATTGCCTTCGTTCGATTTCGCGGCAGAGGCTTTCGTAGCCGCGCTCCATCGCCCAATGATGATTCCAACGAAAGATCGGTTTGAACATCGGCGACAACCATTTCAGCAACGGCTTATCAGCGCGCAAGCGCCAGTCAAAGGCGACGAAGGTTCCATCGCCTTCCGGCGAGAGTGACCATTTGCCGCTACCCACGAAATCGCCTGTCGCTTTAATTTCGATGGTGTGAGGTTTGGCGTGCTGGACGACTTCCGCGGTCCAGCGAAGCCGATATGGCAACCAGCCTTTGGTAAAGAAATGAACCTGGTCGCCGACGTGATCTTCGCGACCAGAGGGAGCGAATTCGGCTGCCAGGTAAACTTCCGGCCACCATCGCGGGTAATCTTTTCCTTCTTTCAGGATTTCATACACCAGTTCGCGCGGGGCGTTGACGTGCCATTCCGTCAGAAATGCATATTCATTTGCGGGCATTTTGGGTTTGCACCTCCAGGTGGATTATGACGGAAGGTACGCAACCATAGGAAGGATCAGATGTTCGATCACAGAGATTCTTCAGCGGATTTGGCTCGGAAGGAATCCTTCAGCAAGAGGTAAAGGATCACCGCCAACACGGCCAGGAAGAGGAAGATGACGATGATTTTGATAATGCCGAAGATAGTCGTCGCAACGATCAAACCGCGCCGGACGCTTTCCGTTACGAGCAAAGCAGTCGTTACGATGGAAGCTACGGTGGCGATCAGTTTGAAAATCCAGGCAAACATCCTTATTTCTCCTTTTGGCTTTCACGGCTGGCCAAAGCCAATCCGGAAGATTGAAGTTCAATATCTCCATTGACTGAGCGTAAAAAGATTGATGGAGCGGTGGCGGCTGCCCCTTGATTCAATGTCAGTTGTCGTTGCCTTTTCGAGGCTTCCTCGTTCTCGAAACCACGCGCTCGCACGTGTCCCCGCTCACTTCCGGCATCAAGTTTAAAATCACTATCTTCAGGCAAGGCAATTCGTATGCGCCCGCGTTCACTGGTGGCCTTGAGGTTTCCAGCCAGCTTTTCATCCGTCGAAAGGTTGATCGAGCCGGACGTTGTTGTCACGGTCAGCGCTCCGCGAAATCCTTGTACGGATACATCATGCGTCGTTTCGATTTCGGCTGCACCATTGATTTCTTCGACTTCGATGGAAGAATTCTCGGCACTGATCTTCAATGCCCCGCCAACTTCGTTGACATGCACGCGTTGAGAGGAAGTTTTAATTGCCAGATTGCCAGCGATGTTTTCGGCTTCGATGCGCGAACGTTCGGCGTTAATACTGGCATTGCCCTCAACCTCGGAAAGATTGATTCGGCTGTTGGTGGTGTCTTCGATGGAGATCAGGTTTTCTTTCTCGCCGAATTTGGCGTCATGGGTGATGGATTGAACTTCGATTTGCGCGTCCTGGGCGCGCAGTTTCACTTGCCCCGTGGATTCTGCAACGTGAATGTTTCCGCCATTGGCATAGACGATCATCGAGCCGTGAATTTTTCCGAGGCTCACTTCGCGTCTGGAATCGGCAACGCTGACATTGCCTTGAATGGAGAATAGTTCGACCGAGCCTTGAGGATTTTCGACCTTCACGTCGCCGGAATTGTTTTTCACTTCCAGTTCTTTGCTGTTCCGAATGGTGTGATTGCCGCGCAGCCCGTCCAGCTTGACTGATCCGGTGACGTTGGAAATTTCAACGCCGCCAATTTGGCCGGGAGGCAAGGTCAGCACCAACGTGCCCGTGAAATCGCTCGCAACTGCATTGGCAATGGCCGCAAATTGCACATTCACTCCGGCGGGACTGATTTGCAGGTGAATTTTGCCGGCGGCCTGATCGGCTTCCTGTTGATTGTTGGCGCGAATGTGGTGAATCAACCTCGCCGTTGGCAGAGAACCGGCAAGCGTTGAAATTTCAACATCGCCGCGAAAATCGTTAATCAGCAATCGGCTGTCGTGAGCGAGGGAAAATTGTTGCGGCGTGTCGTCTTCGACATCAAACCTGCTGCCCCAAAACCCCAACTGGCCAAGTTTGAATTCAAAGCCATGCAGTTGTTCACGATGTTTGACCACATAGTTCGAAGCCAATCCGCCGCCGACCAGCAAGACCATCACGAAAATGGCTCCGGGAGAAAAAGCGGAAACTCGCTTTCCGTCCTCGACTCGATGCGTGTATTGGCGCAAGACCCTGCCAACGATGAACGCC includes:
- a CDS encoding SRPBCC family protein, translating into MPANEYAFLTEWHVNAPRELVYEILKEGKDYPRWWPEVYLAAEFAPSGREDHVGDQVHFFTKGWLPYRLRWTAEVVQHAKPHTIEIKATGDFVGSGKWSLSPEGDGTFVAFDWRLRADKPLLKWLSPMFKPIFRWNHHWAMERGYESLCREIERRQSFQS
- a CDS encoding DUF4097 family beta strand repeat protein, yielding MFKRLATLLLGIALIGLGVFLFTAPGGSVAMQWLTKLWPVFLILAGLVRVFGYLIDRHPRSPVGGMMVMAIGGILLAANLRGDRSILVLFGQYWFFLLLAFIVGRVLRQYTHRVEDGKRVSAFSPGAIFVMVLLVGGGLASNYVVKHREQLHGFEFKLGQLGFWGSRFDVEDDTPQQFSLAHDSRLLINDFRGDVEISTLAGSLPTARLIHHIRANNQQEADQAAGKIHLQISPAGVNVQFAAIANAVASDFTGTLVLTLPPGQIGGVEISNVTGSVKLDGLRGNHTIRNSKELEVKNNSGDVKVENPQGSVELFSIQGNVSVADSRREVSLGKIHGSMIVYANGGNIHVAESTGQVKLRAQDAQIEVQSITHDAKFGEKENLISIEDTTNSRINLSEVEGNASINAERSRIEAENIAGNLAIKTSSQRVHVNEVGGALKISAENSSIEVEEINGAAEIETTHDVSVQGFRGALTVTTTSGSINLSTDEKLAGNLKATSERGRIRIALPEDSDFKLDAGSERGHVRARGFENEEASKRQRQLTLNQGAAATAPSIFLRSVNGDIELQSSGLALASRESQKEK
- a CDS encoding group 1 truncated hemoglobin, encoding MKNLRALFISVCVVMAVSISAMAQAPSLYERLGGEKAISAVVDDFAGNVLADARINKKFADSNADRLVANLKTFMCMATGGPCKYMGQNMKEAHHHMGVTEGEFNALVEDLVKTLDKFKVPEKEKNELLSALGGMKKDIVEVKSTATGTELPKKFKPAPALDSNKAMKKDKKEKKKDKGE